Proteins encoded in a region of the Apostichopus japonicus isolate 1M-3 chromosome 19, ASM3797524v1, whole genome shotgun sequence genome:
- the LOC139959585 gene encoding ADP-ribosylation factor-like protein 16 isoform X4 codes for MCLLIGATGTEISSDGTVTFTDVPATIPTVGTNLSNLTVEKKREVTVRELGGAMAPIWPTYLNDTNVILFMVDASSPSQISASTILLLTTLASDQLQSASVLVLLNKIDMSSSLSVSELMYLMQLEDLVLTASQSITVIQCSAKDGRGLKEVMTWISENSKGNSTDT; via the exons AAATATCCAGTGATGGCACTGTTACATTCACTGATGTTCCCGCCACCATTCCAACG GTTGGAACCAATCTCTCTAATCTGACAGTTGAAAAGAAAAGGGAAGTGACGGTACGGGAGCTTGGAGGTGCCATGGCTCCTATCTGGCCAACATATCTGAATGATACTAATGTCATTCTC TTCATGGTTGATGCTTCTAGTCCATCCCAAATCTCTGCTTCTACCATCCTCCTGTTGACAACGTTGGCCTCGGATCAGCTTCAGAGCGCTTCAGTTTTAGTTCTCCTCAATAAAAT TGACATGTCATCCAGTTTGTCGGTGTCAGAGCTAATGTACCTCATGCAGCTGGAAGACCTGGTACTGACGGCATCACAGAGCATCACTGTGATACAGTGCAGTGCCAAAGATGGCAGAGGTTTGAAAGAGGTGATGACATGGATATCAGAAAACAGCAAAGGTAATTCAACAGATACCTGA